GCACGAGGTACCCGCCGTAGATCGGGTTGCCCCACGCGTTGGCGAGCGCCGCCGAGGAGATCGAGTCGGTCTGCCCCTCGGGCAGCCCGCCCGTCCCTGCGGCCTCGGAGGCCTGCAGGTACGCGGTGAGCCGCACCTCTCCGGACGGGACCTCGAGGGCCGGGCCGTCCGCCGTCGGGACCCAGCCACGGACGACCGGGACCACGGGCGGGCCGGACAGGTCGGCCCACGACGCTCCCCCCGTGCCGTCGTCGCTCACGCGCAGGGGCGTCAGGACCAGGTAGCCCGTGCGACCGTCGAGCGCGCGTCCCGCGACCAGGAGCTGCCCCTCGGGCTCGTACTCGCCCTCGACCCAGGCCTGACGGCCCACGAGCTCCCCCGGGAAGGTCGACTGCGGGGGAAGCAGCACGCCGAGCCCCTCGGGGCCCGCTGCCTCGGCCTCGGCGACCTCGTGCTGCTCGGCGAGCTCGGCCCGCTCGTAGGCACGGTCGAGCTGCCACACCCCGAGGCGGCCGCACACGCCCGCCGCCAGGAGGAAGAGCAGCAGGAAGCCGATCATGCGGGGGCTGCGGGCGACAGCCCAGAAGCCGGGGCGAGAGGGGGCCTGGTCGGACACGACTCCACGGTAGCCGGGCCGGGGTGACCCGAGAGAATCCTCGACCCTCGACGTGACCCAGCCCACTCCCGGCGGCCCGCACCGCCCGTCCGGGACCTCCAGGCGACCCCGTCGGGACCTTCGTCCTTTTCTGCTCGACCGGACGCACCTCACATCCCGCGGGGCCGTCGAAACCATGCGTTGCCCCCATGAATGAGGTTGTATGAAGGTGCCACCATTCCCCGGTACAGCTGGAGCGTGCGATGACTACGACCACCTCGCGTCCGACAGAAGGAAGCCCTTGGCGATCCGCCGAGGTCGCCCCCCTCTCCGAGGAGACGCTCGCCCGCGTCGACGGGTGGTGGCGGGCCGCCAACTACCTCTCGGTCGGCCAGATCTACCTGCTGGCGAACCCCCTGCTGCGTGAGCCGCTCACCCGGGACGACGTCAAGCCACGCCTGCTCGGGCACTGGGGCACGACGCCCGGCCTGAACTTCCTCTACGCGCACCTGAACCGTGCGATCGTCGAGCGCGAGCAGTCGACCATCTACATCACGGGCCCCGGCCACGGCGGCCCAGGACTCGTCGCGAACTCCTACCTCGAGGGCACGTACTCCGAGGTCTACTCGGACATCACCCAGGACACCGAGGGCCTGCGGCGCCTGTTCCGCCAGTTCTCGTTCCCGGGCGGGATCCCCTCGCACGTCGCCCCCGAGACGCCCGGCTCGATCCACGAGGGCGGCGAGCTCGGCTACGCCCTCTCGCACGCGTACGGTGCCGCGTTCGACAACCCGGACCTGCTGGTCGCCGCGGTCGTGGGCGACGGCGAGGCCGAGACAGGCCCCCTGGCCACGAGCTGGCACTCGAACAAGTTCGTCAACCCGGTCAACGACGGCGTCGTCCTGCCGATCCTGCACCTCAACGGGTACAAGATCGCGAACCCGACGATCCTCGCGCGCATCAGCGACGACGAGCTGCGCGACCTCATGATCGGCTACGGCCACACCCCGTACTTCTTCACGGGCGGGTTCGACGACGAGGACCACGACGAGGTCCACCGCCGCTTCGCGGTCCTGCTCGACGAGGTGCTCAACCACATCGCCCAGATCAAGGCCGACGCCGCGGCGGGCGACGACGAGCGCCCGGCCTGGCCCATGATCGTCTTCCGCACGCCCAAGGGGTGGACGGGACCCAAGTCGATCGACGGCAAGAAGACCGAGGACTCGTGGCGCTCGCACCAGGTGCCGCTCGCGAGCGCGCGCGACACCCCCGAGCACCTGCAGGACCTCAAGGACTGGCTCGACTCCTACCGCGTCCACGAGCTGTTCGACGACAAGGGCCACCTCGACGCGGACATCGCCCGCCTGGCACCACGCGGCACGCTGCGCATGAGCGACAACCCGCACACCAACGGCGGCCTGCTGCTCAAGGACCTGCGCCTGCCCGACTTCCGCGACTACGCGGTCGAGGTCAGCTCGCCCGG
This region of Oerskovia jenensis genomic DNA includes:
- a CDS encoding SURF1 family protein yields the protein MSDQAPSRPGFWAVARSPRMIGFLLLFLLAAGVCGRLGVWQLDRAYERAELAEQHEVAEAEAAGPEGLGVLLPPQSTFPGELVGRQAWVEGEYEPEGQLLVAGRALDGRTGYLVLTPLRVSDDGTGGASWADLSGPPVVPVVRGWVPTADGPALEVPSGEVRLTAYLQASEAAGTGGLPEGQTDSISSAALANAWGNPIYGGYLVLMESDPAQVSAADGGPHLLPRPTIEGGNGVNVQNAFYALQWWIFGLFAVALWVRLVRDEAAGGRKRSDGVGGGIAGLPDLPPSPRGEGPGTGGTAQDGGTGQGGGTAQAGGTGQAGATGGSGATGGSGATGGAASSGDPVSRPTV